A genomic region of Deltaproteobacteria bacterium contains the following coding sequences:
- a CDS encoding peroxiredoxin has product MAEERLKVGDNAPDFKLKDQNDKDVSLSDFKGKKVLLSFHPLAWTGVCAKQMKSLEDNVKTFEKINTVALGLSIDTSPSKKAWAKELDIKNTALLADFWRHGEVARKYGIFREANGFSERANIIVDENGKIVFLKVYPINELPDIKEIIGVLEGKK; this is encoded by the coding sequence ATGGCAGAGGAAAGACTAAAAGTAGGGGATAACGCACCGGATTTTAAACTCAAGGATCAGAATGATAAAGATGTAAGTCTTTCGGATTTTAAGGGTAAAAAGGTTCTTTTATCGTTCCATCCACTTGCATGGACCGGAGTATGCGCTAAACAGATGAAGTCTCTTGAGGACAATGTGAAGACATTTGAAAAAATAAATACGGTAGCACTCGGTTTGAGCATAGATACATCTCCCTCGAAAAAAGCATGGGCAAAGGAACTGGATATAAAGAATACAGCATTGCTTGCCGATTTCTGGCGGCATGGTGAGGTTGCAAGAAAATACGGGATTTTCAGGGAAGCTAACGGTTTTTCCGAAAGAGCAAATATCATTGTTGATGAAAATGGTAAGATCGTTTTTTTAAAGGTTTACCCTATAAACGAATTACCTGATATAAAAGAGATAATCGGGGTGCTTGAAGGTAAAAAATAG
- a CDS encoding ABC transporter permease: MDKIFYFISTTIKRIKINLYLNIITVVTIAVALLILNIFFLIYINVHSVLGEWQGKINIIAYVKNGISADEIRQVSDRLRAISGVKGIKYYSQQEAFSEFKKELKGQSAILKGVSPDILPAYFVISLRDKAIAENRIDNVASSIKRLMGISDVQYGKELASKLSGVIILMKMLSIGIGGFIIFSILIIISNTIRISIFSKKDEIGILKLVGATNLFIEIPFILEGIVQITFGTGLSILLLYAIYEFFIYKLEGSMGVFFTNVSVIFLSREAIIAIFIGSILLGIAGSIITAGKFIRNAN; the protein is encoded by the coding sequence ATGGACAAAATCTTTTATTTTATATCAACCACAATAAAAAGAATAAAGATCAATTTGTATCTCAATATCATAACCGTTGTTACTATAGCTGTAGCTTTACTTATCCTGAATATATTCTTTCTTATATATATAAATGTTCATTCTGTGCTTGGTGAATGGCAGGGTAAGATAAACATTATAGCGTATGTAAAAAACGGGATTAGTGCTGATGAGATAAGGCAAGTAAGTGATAGGTTGAGGGCAATTAGCGGTGTAAAAGGTATAAAGTATTATTCTCAGCAGGAAGCCTTTAGTGAGTTTAAAAAAGAATTAAAAGGTCAATCGGCTATACTGAAGGGAGTGTCTCCCGATATCCTGCCTGCATATTTCGTTATTTCACTGAGAGATAAGGCTATAGCAGAGAATAGAATCGATAATGTTGCATCTTCTATAAAAAGACTTATGGGCATCTCAGACGTCCAGTATGGAAAAGAACTTGCATCAAAACTATCCGGTGTTATTATTCTCATGAAAATGCTCAGTATAGGAATAGGCGGATTTATCATATTTTCTATTCTGATCATTATATCAAATACCATTCGCATATCTATATTTTCAAAAAAAGACGAAATAGGGATATTAAAACTTGTTGGTGCAACGAATCTTTTTATAGAGATACCATTTATTCTTGAAGGCATAGTCCAAATTACATTTGGAACAGGACTTTCTATTCTTTTACTTTATGCCATATATGAATTTTTCATATACAAACTTGAAGGCAGTATGGGAGTATTTTTCACAAATGTAAGCGTGATATTTTTATCAAGAGAAGCCATCATTGCCATATTCATAGGCAGTATACTTCTTGGCATAGCAGGCAGCATAATAACAGCAGGAAAGTTTATACGAAATGCCAATTAA